The nucleotide sequence CAAATGACAGGATTGCACGTGTGACCAAGACCATAAAGACAGAGAAAGCCGCGTTCTCGAAATCCGTGATCTGAATCTCCATGGAGCGGAACTCGACTCGCCAGCCGATGCTGTTGTCAGCAGGCGGGGGCTTGAAACGCATGTGCTGCCAGTTAGTTGACTGGATGTTCTCAAAGTGGTCAGTCTTGCTGAGGTCCAACTCCTGGAGATCCTCCTCAAAGACAACAATGGGGTCTCGGATGAAAAGGTGAGCAAAGTGAGTCGCCAGTCGATCATCCATGCCCCCCTCGAGAAGCTGGCGCTTGATGTCAGAGTCGTAGACCAGGTCAGGGTCGAGGTACTCGTTCCTCAACCGAGGGTCTATGGCGATATATGTTGAGTTGGAGGCGTATCGTGACTTTGGTATCCTTCGAACACCTTCTGAAAGTGGCTGTTCCATTGTGAGCAGTGCAGATCGAATTGGAGAGCATGAGAGCGCTCTTACCTTTTCTCCCAACTCCTCAGGGGTTCTGCAGTCCACAGAGCGGCTGATCTGATTCCACCGCACGTCGGTGTTGGCAAGGAACCCCTTATACACAGGCGTGGCAGCAGTCAATGCCAACATGATGGGACCAAGCGGGCTCAGCTGATCATAGAGCATTCTTCCTTCAGTGAtgttcttggcctggaaAGTGATCTGGAGACAACAACTACCCATTCCGAAAGCCATGGCATCCATATGGATGAAGTCGTCAGGGGCAGCTCCGTTTCGTAcgtcatcatcttcgggCCAGTCATGCTTGTCAAAGTCCACAGTAGGATCCTTCCAGGGTCTTGGTGTGTTCTTGTCGTGATAGATAGGAACATTGACCTGAACCTTGCGGCCTCGTCGAGATCGTATGTTTGCGGCTAGAGTTGGGAATCTGATATGAGGGTTGGCGATCTCATCCGGAACAAACTGAGAGCGGAGGCGCGGTCCTGAGGGCGGAAAGTAGGGGTCGGTGAATTGTCCGGGAACGCCGATTTGAGGGTATGTTGTGAGTGTGATGGGATATTCAGTTGAAAGCATGTGCTCTTTGGCGATCTTTCTCCGCAACTTCATATCTGGTTCCACATCGAGAAGCTCCTTGAAGCCGATGCCCCAAGGCTTACCTGGGGTCGCTTCCAACATAAAGCGCCCAAACTCAGGGTGAAAGACGGGGATCGTTCTCTCTCTGTTTCAGGGTCAGCAGATGGCGGAAAAGTCTAGGGGCTGTCTGATGTACTTTTTCTTCGCGCCAGCTGTGTCCACGTCTTGAAGATCTGGGACACAGCCACCTTGCTGTTCCAGTTCCTTGTCGGTAGCCAACGCCTCAAGAATCTCTGCCTGACGAAGGGACAACAGCACTCGCTGGTTGTCCTCCGAGTAAACTACCACAAGATACTCGACCTATGTAAGATGTTAGTTGAGATGATTCAGTTTTATGTGGTTGAACCAACCTCGTCGCCCCAGAGGAGAGCGTCGCGCTCCTttcccttggccttgttccATATCTCCAGAAGTTGCTATAGATATTTAGCGATCCATCGCCACCGAAACCTGACGATTGGATATGAAGGATGGGAAAGAAACTCACCTTGATACCCCATTCTCTGACTTGAGGAGCGCGCTTCTTGGCATCGGGCCAATCAAGGGCTGTTCCCAGGGCTCTAAAGTCTGGTCAGCTTCTAAGACCTTGTGGGTTGTAAGTTGTGGCTTACAGGAGACCCATCGTGAGAGAGGCAAAGTCTGGGTTTTACTATCAAGGGTGGTTTCTGAGCGCGCGCACCTTGCTTTCAGTTGCCGTAAGGTGTGATTGATCGGTATTCGGGAAGATTCTGTTCAAGATGACGAAACCGGGTAATGAGAATCGGGTAGTCTAAAGTGATGAGATATGAGCCTCGAAGCCTAGAAACAAGGCTGCTCTGACTGAACAGACTGCGTGCGCCAGTCGTATGGTATATACCGATAACGTGTTTTttctgaggaggagagtaTCAAGAGAACGAACTCTCTGATAAAGCGAAACCGGGGGTTGGTGGACGCTAGGCGTAAAGGTTCTTGATTCTCCACGATATCGGAGTTGGCGCGGAGTTTGACTGTTTTAGATATGTATAACAACAACGACAATAATAACAAGGGAACCCGGTTCAATTGGAAATTGATACGATAGATAGAATCACACTCCAGTCAGTCGATAAACCAGTAGATAGACCGAGGGTCCAGATACTAGTTAGACTGGTTGAGCGACAACCCGAAGCGTCGCCACCAAAAAAAGTCTCGGACGTCAAATACAGAGACAgacagcagaagaagaaaaaaaataaacGGCCCGTGTCGATCAGTGGTCCAGGGCAAGTTTGAGTATAGTCGGGTATAGTTGATGGGGGAGTGATAGAAGAGTAAATTTTAAACTTGTAGAGTGAGGCAGG is from Fusarium musae strain F31 chromosome 4, whole genome shotgun sequence and encodes:
- the GCS1_1 gene encoding Zn finger-containing GTPase- Activating Protein for ARF (BUSCO:EOG09261DGU~EggNog:ENOG41), whose protein sequence is MGLLALGTALDWPDAKKRAPQVREWGIKQLLEIWNKAKGKERDALLWGDEVEYLVVVYSEDNQRVLLSLRQAEILEALATDKELEQQGGCVPDLQDVDTAGAKKKERTIPVFHPEFGRFMLEATPGKPWGIGFKELLDVEPDMKLRRKIAKEHMLSTEYPITLTTYPQIGVPGQFTDPYFPPSGPRLRSQFVPDEIANPHIRFPTLAANIRSRRGRKVQVNVPIYHDKNTPRPWKDPTVDFDKHDWPEDDDVRNGAAPDDFIHMDAMAFGMGSCCLQITFQAKNITEGRMLYDQLSPLGPIMLALTAATPVYKGFLANTDVRWNQISRSVDCRTPEELGEKPLSEGVRRIPKSRYASNSTYIAIDPRLRNEYLDPDLVYDSDIKRQLLEGGMDDRLATHFAHLFIRDPIVVFEEDLQELDLSKTDHFENIQSTNWQHMRFKPPPADNSIGWRVEFRSMEIQITDFENAAFSVFMVLVTRAILSFDLNFYIPIKKVDENMERAHAVDAVLKEKFYFRRNPFPSRPSRANTTFGDDSRPGSAHPSRPASPGGPVEHEFEEMTVNDIINGSESGEFPGLIPIVESYLDSVNVDVSTRCHLSTYLDLISRRASGNLDTTARWIRNFIDVHPSYKHDSVVNDEINHDLIGAVIAIGERETAGRDFAGLGIHGLERLLNGFRGGCGGSSTAPNGETNGAQADATNGSLKRKSEWIEGQETES